From Solidesulfovibrio carbinoliphilus subsp. oakridgensis, the proteins below share one genomic window:
- a CDS encoding tetratricopeptide repeat protein has protein sequence MACRNLLPGSIRDDTPNPFAMPQPPNHTIPVPGAKPVKGVFSTDAQQFLGQRSLGRITQRLFVYAEEQGDGRMALWRLSRNFIPTGTRRIIPKERLLAEYLPEPSIYINKVVPVMRRLEDAVETADRHRQRQELFSAEFEYQNVLRLDADHVKATFGLGLTYLERQEKQNADIVFQKIMRIEAAFTVEHKHLFNDFGIKMRKLGMYDEAMQYYSRAYRLCRTDEHLLYNMARTLYEKGRLASSRMMLTHALRLNPAFPQGKAFMAYLESRQRGESMPEPPLEEASDANDGI, from the coding sequence ATGGCTTGCCGAAACCTCCTCCCCGGGAGTATCAGGGACGACACCCCCAACCCCTTTGCCATGCCGCAACCCCCGAACCATACCATACCCGTTCCCGGGGCCAAACCCGTCAAGGGGGTCTTTTCCACCGACGCCCAGCAGTTCCTCGGCCAGCGGAGCCTCGGCCGCATCACCCAGCGTCTGTTCGTCTATGCCGAGGAGCAGGGAGACGGCCGGATGGCCCTCTGGCGCCTGAGCCGCAACTTCATTCCGACAGGGACCAGGCGGATCATTCCCAAGGAGCGGCTTCTGGCCGAGTATCTGCCCGAACCCTCCATCTATATCAACAAGGTCGTGCCTGTCATGCGCCGGCTGGAGGACGCCGTGGAAACGGCCGACCGCCATCGGCAACGCCAGGAGCTTTTCTCCGCGGAATTCGAATACCAAAACGTGCTGCGTCTGGACGCGGACCACGTCAAGGCCACGTTCGGACTCGGACTGACGTATCTCGAACGCCAGGAAAAGCAGAACGCGGACATCGTGTTCCAGAAGATCATGCGGATCGAAGCGGCCTTCACCGTGGAGCACAAGCATCTCTTCAACGACTTCGGCATCAAGATGCGAAAACTGGGCATGTACGACGAAGCCATGCAATACTACAGCCGGGCCTATCGCCTGTGCCGCACCGACGAACACTTGCTCTACAACATGGCCAGGACCCTCTATGAAAAAGGGCGCCTGGCCAGTTCCCGCATGATGCTCACCCACGCCCTGCGCCTCAATCCCGCCTTCCCTCAGGGCAAGGCCTTCATGGCCTATCTGGAATCACGCCAACGCGGGGAATCCATGCCCGAACCGCCCCTGGAAGAGGCTTCGGACGCGAACGACGGAATTTGA
- a CDS encoding HD-GYP domain-containing protein, whose protein sequence is MQIDEYPILVEQLCPGLFIRIDEPGLPHPFPAKGFLLKTDADVAKVTALGLAHVLCVPDKSDRLPVSLEEIDGLAGKRQKGPWSTARTPVSAELSSLKRETIERNKDRLERFAACERRYEKAMSQVVEALKRVSSPNAEVLEAAGEVVGPMAETFLSDLDVLINVMTAKMRDEAKHYHALNVAVLSMMLAKEMGLGKKDIEEVGMGSLFHDIGKGRVPIQRFTKGNMVTMNKVLKEYYMEHPKIGAKMLAAVPGFPPAAQLLVLQHHEQMDGSGFPMRVSGEAITLGGRIAAVANVYDRFCNTKDGSESRTPHEAMKALYKRRGLLDPKAVTMFIRKLGVYPPGSLVELSNGMQGMVVSANLRDSMRPSVKVYHPDIPKREALIIDLCIETELNVAKALKTTDLPPDVLQYLNPGKQVSYYVDAAPRP, encoded by the coding sequence ATGCAAATAGACGAATACCCTATCTTGGTGGAACAACTGTGCCCCGGACTTTTCATCCGCATTGACGAGCCGGGCCTGCCCCATCCCTTTCCCGCCAAAGGGTTTCTGCTCAAAACCGATGCCGATGTGGCCAAGGTGACGGCCCTTGGCCTGGCCCACGTCCTTTGCGTGCCGGACAAGTCCGACCGCCTGCCCGTTTCCCTGGAAGAAATCGACGGCCTGGCCGGCAAACGCCAGAAGGGGCCGTGGTCCACGGCCCGCACGCCGGTTTCGGCCGAACTGTCGAGCCTCAAGCGGGAGACCATCGAGCGCAACAAGGACCGGCTGGAGCGGTTCGCGGCTTGCGAACGCCGCTATGAAAAGGCCATGAGCCAGGTGGTGGAGGCCTTAAAGCGGGTCTCCTCGCCCAACGCCGAAGTCTTGGAGGCGGCCGGCGAGGTGGTCGGCCCCATGGCCGAGACCTTCCTGTCCGACCTCGACGTCCTTATAAACGTCATGACCGCCAAGATGCGCGACGAGGCCAAGCATTACCACGCCCTGAACGTGGCCGTGCTCTCCATGATGCTGGCCAAGGAAATGGGCCTTGGCAAAAAGGACATCGAGGAGGTCGGCATGGGTTCGCTTTTCCACGATATCGGCAAGGGACGGGTCCCGATCCAGCGGTTCACCAAGGGCAACATGGTGACCATGAACAAGGTGCTCAAGGAATACTACATGGAGCACCCGAAGATCGGAGCCAAGATGCTGGCCGCCGTCCCGGGGTTTCCGCCGGCCGCCCAGCTTCTGGTCCTGCAGCACCACGAGCAGATGGACGGCTCGGGCTTTCCCATGCGCGTGAGCGGCGAGGCCATCACTCTCGGCGGCCGGATCGCGGCCGTGGCCAATGTCTACGACCGGTTTTGCAACACCAAGGACGGCAGCGAGAGCCGCACCCCGCACGAGGCCATGAAGGCCCTGTACAAGCGCCGGGGCCTGCTTGACCCCAAGGCCGTCACCATGTTCATCCGCAAGCTCGGGGTCTACCCGCCCGGCTCCCTGGTCGAGCTGTCAAACGGCATGCAGGGCATGGTGGTTTCGGCCAACCTGCGCGATTCTATGCGGCCAAGCGTCAAGGTCTACCACCCGGACATTCCCAAACGCGAGGCCCTCATTATCGACCTGTGCATCGAAACGGAGTTGAACGTGGCCAAGGCCCTCAAAACAACGGACCTTCCGCCAGACGTTCTTCAGTACCTGAACCCGGGCAAGCAGGTTTCCTACTATGTCGACGCCGCGCCCCGTCCGTAG
- a CDS encoding class I adenylate cyclase — protein sequence MTRPGSPARAIMRTLRTGLSQPPGSDLSPLVPLARQALAFIDRGAVDDPATAGEASELAFLLAALLEAGDEGFARQAFGLLFRLGVEGEVLAVIHLEKLSEDQAVAILSGLGDEEKLLFVNAFFRRERPARPKTAAFGLGVLSDVVERTPDELLILLDLLANRHEYPALPVRNGLVRGRLGMWLHRLLRMDLSAEQTRYMARVVGRLREPVLVEGLVERLGNLDEISAEMVCRALAETPGIDPAVAAGPVAALLATPEPSLAGAALTALARCDPSLAAEAAAGLLAGDPGRTAELAPLLAGLPLAAFGQALRGLPPQLRKKTLGAVYAVLAAAQPQAMAGAARAVARAGVAPAQLTESLLADLAVRAKAASRPFPPRPALPGPAAPREDPKGLWKRVKSLVPTPGSGGDQKAEALRRQLAAGEEIHKRQILWTPLDGEAITDAVFSKCVFRAVGLSQSTLADVTFTDCQFSDVNFEQSRLTRVTFQGCRFANCRFSRIVLDGVGLADCELRLCGFESATGSDVAFTSVDVAECDFFSAVLTGLSLCRCRFRAVSLVRAVLHGFSSRGVLFSDCLFEMATFPRARFSGLRTEGCYFAGSRFSGATEEPDILGAMAKDDALAMAEAAPDIPLPAALAEGPGLRLVAACCDALLFSRDIRRRRLALLANNKRRLAWARRRLGEAGAAFLDMLPGLVGLGLVRDGSGTRPAPGARIAGFAPDLPTLRHLVRHFGCPAAAFPEVPANALAVEAVYTIGSVGTVAQTSDSDLDVWICLKDGEAAHPDLPAFTDKLETISRFAETEAGLEIHFFCMTVQDVRDNVFGYSEDEGYGSAQGCLLKEEFYRTALVVAGRKPAWWCVPARIGQEAYAKALSGIRRAEPEVAADCLDFGPVTAIAGDEYFGASLWMIVKSLTSPFKSIIKFGLLEKYAEHPGEPELLCDTLKDYVFANQGGLWRCDPYALLFREVSRHYQERKQSGAVELLRQAFLQKTGFDPCEEYATRSGETILDHFFPYAPPAAGACPPPPRRDSQADEDGFAQAVALGDAITAYFLRAYERLKARSQELASGGGLTERDQTMLSRRIAASFGRRVGKIMRMPFIRPGRDLFASLEIACEEISPREKGFVIRAESAGPDRKARKRETVRQEGSLPRLAGWLTANELYRPGLHLQAAALPAPLTLPDVAGVLGAVHNVFPVRETFAPALSLGLLPERVTAALFVVNLLAPREERRTVSLDVLYATTWGELFHLERTAGLDVFDASPSLFLSESLGLALAPDLRLEVYAPARSQCQAGRQARR from the coding sequence GTGACCCGTCCGGGCTCGCCGGCCCGGGCCATCATGCGGACCCTGCGCACCGGGCTGTCTCAGCCGCCGGGCTCGGACCTGTCTCCGCTCGTGCCCCTGGCCAGGCAGGCCCTGGCCTTTATCGACCGTGGCGCCGTGGACGATCCGGCCACGGCCGGCGAGGCGTCGGAGCTGGCCTTTCTGCTGGCCGCCCTGCTCGAAGCCGGAGACGAAGGCTTTGCCCGTCAGGCCTTTGGTCTGCTTTTCCGCCTGGGCGTGGAAGGCGAGGTCCTGGCCGTCATCCATCTGGAAAAGCTGTCCGAGGACCAGGCCGTCGCCATCCTCTCCGGCCTTGGCGACGAGGAAAAACTCCTTTTCGTCAACGCCTTTTTCCGCCGGGAACGGCCGGCGCGGCCGAAGACCGCCGCCTTCGGCCTCGGGGTCCTTTCCGACGTGGTGGAGCGGACCCCGGACGAACTCCTGATCCTTCTGGACCTCCTGGCCAACCGCCACGAGTATCCGGCCCTGCCCGTGCGAAACGGGCTCGTGCGCGGCCGGCTCGGCATGTGGCTGCACCGGCTACTCCGGATGGACCTGTCGGCCGAGCAGACCCGGTACATGGCCCGCGTGGTCGGACGGCTGCGGGAGCCGGTCCTGGTGGAGGGACTGGTGGAGCGGCTCGGCAACCTGGACGAAATTTCCGCCGAAATGGTCTGCCGGGCCCTGGCCGAGACGCCGGGCATCGACCCGGCCGTGGCGGCCGGGCCTGTGGCGGCCCTTCTGGCGACACCGGAACCGTCCCTGGCCGGCGCGGCCCTGACCGCCCTGGCCCGGTGCGATCCGTCCCTGGCGGCCGAGGCCGCTGCCGGACTTCTGGCCGGCGATCCCGGGCGGACGGCCGAACTGGCCCCGCTTCTGGCCGGCCTGCCCCTGGCCGCCTTCGGCCAGGCCCTTCGCGGCCTGCCCCCGCAACTGCGGAAAAAGACCCTGGGGGCCGTCTATGCCGTCCTGGCCGCGGCCCAGCCCCAGGCCATGGCCGGTGCCGCCCGGGCGGTGGCACGGGCAGGCGTGGCCCCGGCTCAGCTCACCGAGTCCCTGCTCGCGGATCTGGCCGTCAGGGCCAAGGCCGCCTCGCGCCCCTTCCCGCCCCGCCCGGCCCTGCCCGGTCCGGCCGCACCCAGGGAAGATCCCAAGGGGCTCTGGAAACGCGTCAAATCCCTGGTGCCGACGCCCGGAAGCGGCGGCGACCAAAAGGCCGAGGCCCTTCGCCGGCAGTTGGCCGCCGGGGAGGAAATCCACAAGCGACAGATCTTATGGACGCCGCTTGACGGCGAGGCCATCACGGATGCGGTCTTTTCGAAATGCGTGTTCCGAGCCGTCGGCCTCAGCCAGTCCACACTTGCCGACGTCACCTTTACGGACTGCCAGTTTTCGGACGTCAATTTCGAGCAGTCTCGGCTGACCCGCGTCACCTTCCAGGGCTGCCGGTTCGCCAATTGCCGGTTTTCCCGGATCGTGCTCGACGGGGTGGGGCTGGCCGACTGCGAACTGCGGCTGTGCGGCTTCGAATCCGCCACCGGGAGCGACGTGGCCTTTACCTCGGTCGATGTGGCGGAATGCGATTTTTTCAGCGCCGTTCTGACCGGCCTGTCCCTCTGTCGGTGCCGGTTCCGGGCGGTCAGTCTGGTGCGGGCCGTATTGCACGGATTCTCCAGCCGGGGCGTGCTTTTTTCCGACTGCCTCTTCGAGATGGCCACCTTTCCCCGGGCCAGGTTCTCGGGCCTTCGGACCGAGGGCTGCTATTTCGCCGGCTCGCGGTTTTCCGGCGCGACCGAGGAGCCGGACATTCTCGGGGCCATGGCCAAGGACGATGCCCTGGCCATGGCCGAGGCCGCCCCGGACATCCCCCTGCCGGCCGCCCTGGCCGAAGGGCCGGGGTTGCGGCTGGTGGCCGCCTGCTGCGATGCCCTGCTTTTTTCCCGCGACATCCGCCGCCGCCGGCTGGCGCTTTTGGCCAACAACAAGCGCCGGCTGGCCTGGGCCAGACGGCGGCTTGGCGAGGCGGGCGCGGCCTTTCTCGACATGCTGCCGGGGCTGGTCGGCCTGGGGCTCGTGCGGGACGGGTCGGGCACGCGTCCGGCTCCTGGGGCACGTATCGCCGGATTCGCCCCGGACCTGCCCACCCTGCGGCATCTGGTGCGCCATTTCGGCTGCCCGGCCGCGGCATTCCCGGAGGTCCCGGCAAACGCCCTGGCCGTGGAGGCGGTCTACACCATCGGCAGCGTCGGCACCGTGGCCCAGACTTCCGATTCGGATCTCGATGTCTGGATCTGTCTCAAGGACGGCGAGGCCGCGCACCCGGATCTGCCGGCCTTTACGGACAAACTTGAAACCATAAGCCGGTTCGCCGAAACGGAAGCGGGACTGGAAATCCATTTCTTCTGCATGACGGTCCAGGACGTGCGGGACAACGTGTTCGGCTATTCCGAGGACGAGGGCTACGGCTCGGCCCAGGGTTGCCTGCTGAAGGAGGAATTTTACCGCACGGCGCTGGTGGTGGCCGGCAGGAAGCCGGCCTGGTGGTGCGTTCCGGCCCGGATCGGGCAGGAAGCGTACGCCAAGGCCCTCTCGGGCATCAGACGGGCCGAACCGGAGGTGGCCGCCGACTGCCTGGATTTCGGACCGGTGACGGCCATCGCCGGCGACGAGTACTTCGGGGCGTCGTTGTGGATGATCGTCAAGTCCCTGACCAGCCCGTTCAAGTCCATCATCAAGTTCGGGCTACTCGAAAAATACGCCGAACACCCGGGCGAGCCGGAGCTTTTGTGCGACACGCTCAAGGACTACGTGTTTGCCAACCAGGGCGGCCTTTGGCGGTGCGATCCCTATGCGCTGTTATTCCGCGAGGTCAGCCGCCACTACCAGGAGCGCAAGCAATCCGGCGCCGTGGAGCTCCTGCGCCAGGCCTTTTTGCAGAAGACGGGTTTTGATCCGTGCGAGGAATACGCCACCCGGTCCGGGGAAACCATCCTCGACCACTTCTTCCCCTACGCGCCGCCCGCGGCCGGGGCCTGCCCGCCTCCGCCCCGGCGGGACAGCCAGGCCGACGAGGACGGCTTTGCCCAGGCCGTGGCCCTTGGCGATGCCATCACCGCCTATTTCCTGCGGGCCTACGAGCGGCTCAAGGCCCGCAGCCAGGAACTGGCCAGCGGCGGCGGGCTGACCGAACGCGACCAGACCATGCTGTCGCGGCGCATTGCCGCGAGCTTCGGCCGGCGGGTCGGAAAAATCATGCGCATGCCGTTTATCCGGCCGGGCCGGGACCTGTTCGCCTCCCTGGAAATCGCTTGCGAGGAGATTTCACCCCGGGAAAAGGGCTTCGTCATCCGGGCCGAGAGCGCCGGTCCGGACCGAAAGGCCAGAAAGCGCGAAACCGTGCGCCAGGAGGGTTCGCTTCCCCGTCTGGCCGGCTGGCTCACGGCCAACGAACTCTACCGGCCCGGGCTGCATTTGCAGGCCGCCGCCCTGCCGGCGCCCCTGACCCTGCCCGATGTGGCCGGCGTCCTTGGAGCCGTGCACAACGTCTTTCCGGTCCGGGAGACCTTTGCCCCGGCGCTTTCGCTGGGGCTTTTGCCGGAACGCGTGACCGCCGCCCTGTTTGTCGTCAACCTGCTCGCCCCCCGGGAGGAACGACGGACCGTGAGCCTGGACGTGCTCTACGCCACGACCTGGGGCGAACTGTTCCACCTGGAGCGCACGGCCGGGCTCGACGTCTTCGACGCCTCGCCGTCCCTGTTCCTGTCCGAAAGCCTCGGCCTGGCCCTGGCCCCGGACCTGCGGCTGGAAGTGTACGCTCCGGCCCGTTCCCAGTGCCAGGCCGGGCGA